A window of the Loxodonta africana isolate mLoxAfr1 chromosome 3, mLoxAfr1.hap2, whole genome shotgun sequence genome harbors these coding sequences:
- the RPAP2 gene encoding putative RNA polymerase II subunit B1 CTD phosphatase RPAP2 isoform X7 codes for MADWAGQLSPGRKARAPGASRKAAGTKHTSASKQEDASKRKAELEAAVRKKIEFERKALRIVEELLEEDITEEFLKECGKFITSAHYSDVVDERTISKLCGYPICKKKLGIVPKQKYKISTKTNKVYDITERKSFCSNFCYKASKFFQAQIPKTPVWIREEERHPDFQLLKEGQSGHSGEEIQLCSQAIKTSDIENPGHSEKQYESHSSSTHSDSSSDNEQDFVSSILPGNKPNATSVSPQLHKKAIMKKKADHKVNSKHKDKEQAIVDVAEQLHNCRLDSQEKAAVSALPSQNVNTQISSNNLLQERVKASENKYSSSGITLVGISKKSAEHFKKKFAKSNQVSRSVSSSVQVSPEVAKTNLLKVLKETLTEWKTEETLRFLYGQNYSSVCQKPPSAPLIEAEELDEDDVNSDPVGHSLALRESQNSLDEALPFRGSDAAVKPLPSYENLKKETETLNLRIREFYRGQYVLNEESTKSQDLEEIQVLRTRLENASYLKNCVKYCLDFWDLFRLH; via the exons GAAAGCAGAGCTAGAAGCAGCTGTGAGAAAGAAGATTGAATTTGAGAGAAAAGCTCTACGTATTGTTGAAGAGCTTTTAGAAGAGGATATTAcggaagaattcctgaaggagtGT GGGAAGTTCATCACATCTGCTCACTACAGTGATGTTGTGGATGAGCGTACAATCAGCAAACTCTGCGGTTATCCTATATGTAAGAAGAAGCTGGGAATT GTACCAAAACAGAAGTACAAAATTTCTACCAAAACCAATAAAGTCTATGATATTACTGAAAGAAAG tctttttgcAGCAATTTTTGTTATAAAGCATCTAAGTTTTTTCAAGCACAAATTCCCAAAACTCCAGTATGGATTCGAGAAGAAGAAAG GCATCCTGATTTTCAGCTGCTGAAAGAAGGACAAAG TGGCCATTCTGGAGAAGAAATACAGTTATGCAGTCAGGCCATTAAAACGTCAGATATTGAAAATCCTGGTCATTCTGAAAAGCAGTATGAATCTCATTCTTCTAGCACTCATAGTGATAGTAGCAGTGATAATGAGCAAGACTTCGTTTCCTCCATTCTTCCAGGAAACAAACCAAATGCAACGAGTGTAAGTCCACAGCTGCACAAAAAAGccataatgaaaaagaaagcagaTCACAAAGTTAACTCCAAACACAAGGACAAAGAACAGGCAATAGTAGATGTCGCCGAGCAGTTACACAACTGCAGATTGGATAGTCAGGAGAAAGCTGCTGTTTCTGCGCTTCCTTCACAGAATGTAAACACTCAGATTTCTTCAAACAATCTTTTGCAAGAAAGAGTAAAAGCTTCTGAAAATAAATACAGTAGCTCAGGAATAACTCTAGTAGGCATAAGTAAGAAAAGTGCAGAACATTTTAAGAAGAAATTTGCCAAATCAAACCAAGTTTCTAGGTCAGTGTCTAGTTCAGTGCAGGTTTCTCCTGAAGTTGCAAAGACAAACTTACTTAAAGTCCTGAAAGAGACTTTGACTGAGTGGAAGACAGAAGAAACTCTGAGGTTTTTGTATGGTCAGAATTATTCTTCTGTGTGTCAGAAACCCCCTTCAGCCCCTCTGATAGAAGCAGAAGAACTTGATGAAGATGATGTAAACTCTGACCCAGTCGGTCACTCTCTTGCCTTGAGGGAATCTCAGAACAGTTTGGATGAGGCTTTGCCTTTCAGGGGTTCAGATGCAGCCGTTAAACCATTGCCAAGTTATGAGAACttgaaaaaagaaactgaaacaTTAAATCTAAGGATCAGGGAGTTTTATAGAGGACAATATGTTTTGAATGAAGAATCCACCAAATCACAAGACTTAGAAGAG ATTCAAGTTCTCAGAACCAGATTAGAAAACGCATCGTACTTGAAAAACTGCGTAAAGT attgcctggacttttgGGACCTCTTCAGATTACATTAG
- the RPAP2 gene encoding putative RNA polymerase II subunit B1 CTD phosphatase RPAP2 isoform X6: MADWAGQLSPGRKARAPGASRKAAGTKHTSASKQEDASKRKAELEAAVRKKIEFERKALRIVEELLEEDITEEFLKECGKFITSAHYSDVVDERTISKLCGYPICKKKLGIVPKQKYKISTKTNKVYDITERKSFCSNFCYKASKFFQAQIPKTPVWIREEERHPDFQLLKEGQSGHSGEEIQLCSQAIKTSDIENPGHSEKQYESHSSSTHSDSSSDNEQDFVSSILPGNKPNATSVSPQLHKKAIMKKKADHKVNSKHKDKEQAIVDVAEQLHNCRLDSQEKAAVSALPSQNVNTQISSNNLLQERVKASENKYSSSGITLVGISKKSAEHFKKKFAKSNQVSRSVSSSVQVSPEVAKTNLLKVLKETLTEWKTEETLRFLYGQNYSSVCQKPPSAPLIEAEELDEDDVNSDPVGHSLALRESQNSLDEALPFRGSDAAVKPLPSYENLKKETETLNLRIREFYRGQYVLNEESTKSQDLEERDPTFPLIDSSSQNQIRKRIVLEKLRKVLPGLLGPLQITLGDIYTQLKNLVRTFRPHLMV; the protein is encoded by the exons GAAAGCAGAGCTAGAAGCAGCTGTGAGAAAGAAGATTGAATTTGAGAGAAAAGCTCTACGTATTGTTGAAGAGCTTTTAGAAGAGGATATTAcggaagaattcctgaaggagtGT GGGAAGTTCATCACATCTGCTCACTACAGTGATGTTGTGGATGAGCGTACAATCAGCAAACTCTGCGGTTATCCTATATGTAAGAAGAAGCTGGGAATT GTACCAAAACAGAAGTACAAAATTTCTACCAAAACCAATAAAGTCTATGATATTACTGAAAGAAAG tctttttgcAGCAATTTTTGTTATAAAGCATCTAAGTTTTTTCAAGCACAAATTCCCAAAACTCCAGTATGGATTCGAGAAGAAGAAAG GCATCCTGATTTTCAGCTGCTGAAAGAAGGACAAAG TGGCCATTCTGGAGAAGAAATACAGTTATGCAGTCAGGCCATTAAAACGTCAGATATTGAAAATCCTGGTCATTCTGAAAAGCAGTATGAATCTCATTCTTCTAGCACTCATAGTGATAGTAGCAGTGATAATGAGCAAGACTTCGTTTCCTCCATTCTTCCAGGAAACAAACCAAATGCAACGAGTGTAAGTCCACAGCTGCACAAAAAAGccataatgaaaaagaaagcagaTCACAAAGTTAACTCCAAACACAAGGACAAAGAACAGGCAATAGTAGATGTCGCCGAGCAGTTACACAACTGCAGATTGGATAGTCAGGAGAAAGCTGCTGTTTCTGCGCTTCCTTCACAGAATGTAAACACTCAGATTTCTTCAAACAATCTTTTGCAAGAAAGAGTAAAAGCTTCTGAAAATAAATACAGTAGCTCAGGAATAACTCTAGTAGGCATAAGTAAGAAAAGTGCAGAACATTTTAAGAAGAAATTTGCCAAATCAAACCAAGTTTCTAGGTCAGTGTCTAGTTCAGTGCAGGTTTCTCCTGAAGTTGCAAAGACAAACTTACTTAAAGTCCTGAAAGAGACTTTGACTGAGTGGAAGACAGAAGAAACTCTGAGGTTTTTGTATGGTCAGAATTATTCTTCTGTGTGTCAGAAACCCCCTTCAGCCCCTCTGATAGAAGCAGAAGAACTTGATGAAGATGATGTAAACTCTGACCCAGTCGGTCACTCTCTTGCCTTGAGGGAATCTCAGAACAGTTTGGATGAGGCTTTGCCTTTCAGGGGTTCAGATGCAGCCGTTAAACCATTGCCAAGTTATGAGAACttgaaaaaagaaactgaaacaTTAAATCTAAGGATCAGGGAGTTTTATAGAGGACAATATGTTTTGAATGAAGAATCCACCAAATCACAAGACTTAGAAGAG CGTGATCCCACCTTTCCACTGATAGATTCAAGTTCTCAGAACCAGATTAGAAAACGCATCGTACTTGAAAAACTGCGTAAAGT attgcctggacttttgGGACCTCTTCAGATTACATTAGGAGATATTTATACACAACTTAAAAATCTTGTTCGAACTTTCAG accacacctaatggtatga